The Oscillospiraceae bacterium genome has a segment encoding these proteins:
- a CDS encoding RidA family protein, producing the protein MEYVSTNNAPGAIGPYSQAVKTGNLLFTSGQIAINPATGNVEATTIEAQTRQVCENLKAVVEAAGTSLDKAVKTVCFLADIADFAKFNEVYGTYFTAKPARSCVAVKDLPKGVLCEVEVIAEL; encoded by the coding sequence ATGGAATATGTAAGCACCAACAACGCCCCCGGCGCCATCGGTCCGTACAGCCAGGCGGTGAAAACCGGCAATTTGTTGTTTACCAGTGGCCAGATCGCCATTAATCCGGCCACCGGCAATGTGGAGGCCACCACCATTGAGGCCCAGACTCGCCAGGTGTGTGAGAACCTGAAAGCCGTGGTTGAGGCTGCCGGTACTTCTCTGGATAAGGCAGTAAAGACCGTTTGTTTCCTGGCAGATATTGCGGATTTTGCCAAGTTCAATGAGGTGTATGGCACTTACTTTACCGCCAAGCCTGCCCGCTCCTGCGTGGCCGTTAAGGACCTGCCCAAGGGTGTGCTGTGCGAGGTGGAAGTGATCGCCGAGTTGTAA